The following are encoded together in the Peromyscus leucopus breed LL Stock chromosome 1, UCI_PerLeu_2.1, whole genome shotgun sequence genome:
- the LOC114698723 gene encoding cytochrome c oxidase assembly factor 4 homolog, mitochondrial — protein sequence MSAPVPQGHTRTRPMKKDDEEEDPLDQLIARSGCAASHFAVQECMAQHQDWRQCQPQVQAFRDCMSAQQARRREELQRRKEQANAHH from the coding sequence ATGTCAGCTCCAGTCCCGCAGGGCCATACCCGGACCCGGCCGATGAAGAAAGATGATGAGGAAGAAGACCCGCTGGACCAGCTGATCGCCCGCTCTGGCTGTGCTGCCTCCCACTTTGCGGTGCAGGAGTGCATGGCCCAGCACCAGGACTGGCGTCAGTGCCAGCCACAAGTGCAGGCGTTCAGGGACTGCATGAGTGCACAGCAGGCGAGGCGGCGGGAGGAActgcagaggaggaaagagcaaGCCAACGCCCACCACTGA